The Scleropages formosus chromosome 11, fSclFor1.1, whole genome shotgun sequence genome window below encodes:
- the LOC108933039 gene encoding uncharacterized protein LOC108933039: protein MADIHSLLFSALDDLERDDLKRFKMYLQQGVAEGLGRIPKGQLEDKGVTDVVEKMVVSFGREEALRVTLLILKKINQNDLAQQLEKEYEKQISEQQRDMRRAEAENQIEEHIQKLEQEIAELRRRNSELEQLPLGEDFVSPTQSSPTQFPSSAEEDTSNKPNQATKPKELLKKDVVKLEDKLRRERLSLKELKERRQQKSQDSTQELNSKCCDVKKPQPQPRSPQTCDKSDLPSSVLVSSSSSPCSTAYKEPEPLIQCNTSPTGFVPQNPTQPTYPSGSPGRFTANNPTESFSPTSSTRESSMNKNPAGPSFVSSSVFRSSTTSNPRSKFPLSYTSHSTFVSSTIQKTADPVSFSRSLPRSTAMPSTGSQLRNVPHFSLEEALDYTSSTPQFMPKTATLAAVQQDLLRSRPGDLLNMPGMFTGPSGVLGSPQLTAGTHLMNSNVIRDISALHLGVPRSTGKRLSLPDINTFGL, encoded by the exons ATGGCAGACATTCACTCCTTGCTTTTCTCTGCTCTGGATGATCTGGAACGAGATGATCTGAAGCGCTTCAAGATGTACTTGCAGCAGGGCGTCGCTGAAGGTCTAGGCCGCATTCCGAAGGGTCAGTTGGAGGACAAGGGGGTGACCGATGTGGTTGAAAAGATGGTGGTGAGCTTTGGAAGAGAGGAGGCCCTCAGAGTGACTCTTCTGATCCTGAAGAAGATCAACCAAAATGACCTCGCTCAACAGCTGGAAAAAGAATACGAAAAGC AGATCAGTGAACAGCAGAGGGATATGAGGAGGGCTGAGGCTGAGAATCAGATTGAGGAGCACATTCAGAAGCTGGAGCAGGAAATTGCTGAGCTGAGGAGGAGAAATTCAGAGTTGGAGCAGCTTCCACTTGGGGAGGACTTTGTGAGCCCCACGCAA AGCTCCCCAACCCAGTTCCCATCCAGTGCGGAGGAGGACACATCCAACAAGCCTAATCAAGCGACCAAACCAAAAGAGTTATTGAAAAAAGATGTGGTTAAACTGGAGGACAAGCTCAGGAGAGAAAGACTGAGTCTTAAAGAGCTCA agGAAAGAAGACAGCAGAAAAGTCAAG attcTACACAGGAATTGAATTCCAAGTGCTGCGATGTAAAGAAACCTCAGCCTCAGCCACGCTCTCCCCAAACATGCGACAAGTCAGATCTGCCCAGTTCTGTCTTAGTTTCTTCGTCTTCTTCTCCATGTTCCACAGCCTACAAAGAACCAGAACCTTTGATTCAGTGTAATACCAGTCCTACCGGGTTTGTGCCCCAGAATCCAACTCAACCCACTTATCCTTCTGGATCACCTGGAAGGTTCACAGCCAACAATCCTACAGAGTCTTTCTCACCAACAAGTTCTACACGTGAAAGTTCTATGAACAAGAATCCAGCAGGACCTTCTTTTGTGTCCAGTTCTGTTTTCAGAAGTTCTACTACTTCAAATCCAAGATCAAAGTTCCCTCTGTCTTACACATCCCATTCCACATTTGTTAGTTCAACCATACAGAAAACAGCAGACCCAGTCTCCTTCTCCAGGTCCTTGCCTCGTTCCACTGCTATGCCCTCAACAGGGTCTC aGCTGAGGAATGTGCCCCACTTTTCAC TGGAGGAAGCTTTGGACTATACCTCATCCACTCCTCAGTTCATGCCCAAAACTGCCACCCTTGCTGCTGTACAGCAGGACCTTCTGAGAAGTAGACCGGGAGACCTTCTCAACATGCCAGGGATGTTCACAGGGCCCTCAGGTGTCCTGGGAAGCCCACAACTCACAGCTGGAACTCACCTAATGAATTCCAATGTCATAAGAGACATCAGTGCACTGCATTTAGGAGTCCCCCGGTCAACAGGAAAGCGTCTTTCTCTGCCTGATATCAATACTTTTGGTTTATAA